A part of Desulfobacter sp. genomic DNA contains:
- a CDS encoding OFA family MFS transporter translates to MKEIKNLGWRVTFAGLGINLALGILYTWSIFKMAIKESIEAGDGVFNWSLASLNDPYAVCCLVFAFAMIFAGRVQDRTSPRVTAVLGGLLTGSGLILIAFSTSWVIWIIGFGILMGLGLGFGYASATPPAIKWFPPAKTGMIAGIVVAGFGLASVYIAPLGTYLIGRFGLSQAMMIFGVAFLLVVSVLAQFLVNPPEGYVHPDAQPSAASAAAPAGIDFSPGEMMKTPSFYKLWIMFCVASGAGLMIIGGVAGMAKAGMGSLAWLVVALMAVGNASGRVVAGILSDKIGRTNTLFIMLVFQALVIFSLLFITPGQVVLLVLAATFIGFNYGSNLSLFPSATKDYFGLKNFGVNYGLVFSAWGVGGFIFPRVSQMIVAYTNSPRMAYILAACLLLAGAVLALVTKAPAPAVEDEKTLIGVPVSEKIR, encoded by the coding sequence ATGAAAGAAATCAAAAACCTCGGTTGGCGGGTCACTTTTGCCGGGCTGGGAATCAATCTGGCCCTGGGAATTCTTTACACCTGGAGTATTTTCAAGATGGCCATCAAGGAATCCATTGAGGCCGGCGACGGGGTATTCAACTGGAGCCTTGCCTCACTGAACGATCCCTATGCGGTCTGTTGCCTGGTCTTCGCCTTTGCCATGATATTCGCCGGACGGGTTCAGGACAGGACCAGTCCCCGGGTTACAGCGGTCCTCGGCGGCCTTCTCACCGGTTCCGGACTGATTCTCATTGCCTTCTCCACATCATGGGTTATCTGGATCATCGGCTTCGGCATCCTCATGGGACTGGGGCTGGGGTTCGGCTATGCCTCGGCCACGCCGCCGGCAATCAAATGGTTTCCACCGGCCAAAACCGGCATGATCGCCGGCATCGTGGTGGCCGGGTTCGGTCTGGCCTCAGTCTATATTGCCCCCCTGGGCACCTACCTGATCGGCAGATTCGGCCTGAGCCAGGCCATGATGATTTTCGGTGTGGCCTTCCTTTTGGTGGTTTCCGTTCTGGCCCAGTTTCTGGTCAATCCTCCCGAGGGATATGTCCACCCCGATGCCCAGCCGTCTGCGGCCTCGGCAGCGGCACCTGCCGGCATCGATTTTTCCCCGGGCGAAATGATGAAAACCCCCTCTTTTTATAAACTCTGGATTATGTTTTGCGTGGCTTCCGGCGCAGGGCTGATGATCATTGGCGGCGTGGCAGGTATGGCAAAAGCGGGGATGGGCTCCCTGGCTTGGTTGGTGGTTGCCCTCATGGCCGTGGGCAACGCGTCCGGCCGTGTGGTGGCGGGCATCTTGTCCGACAAAATCGGGCGGACCAACACCTTGTTTATCATGCTTGTTTTCCAGGCCTTAGTGATCTTTTCCCTGCTTTTCATTACCCCCGGCCAGGTCGTCCTTCTTGTGCTGGCAGCCACCTTCATCGGGTTTAACTACGGGAGCAACCTCTCCCTATTTCCCTCGGCCACCAAAGATTATTTCGGCCTTAAGAACTTTGGCGTCAACTACGGCCTGGTCTTCTCCGCCTGGGGCGTGGGCGGTTTTATTTTCCCCCGGGTGTCCCAGATGATCGTGGCCTATACCAACAGTCCGAGAATGGCATACATTTTAGCGGCGTGCCTGCTTCTGGCAGGGGCTGTCCTGGCCCTGGTTACCAAGGCACCGGCCCCGGCTGTGGAAGACGAGAAAACCCTTATCGGCGTCCCTGTCTCTGAAAAAATCAGATAA